In the genome of Sulfurimonas autotrophica DSM 16294, the window TGTATTCTGTGTGTAATATCGGTAACGATTCCTATGCCGCCTATAACATTATTGTTTATATCTTTGAGTGGCGATGTGTTCATACTTATCCATAGATTTTTTTGCTTAAATTTTGTTGTGTATTGGCCCTCATAAAATCCTTCGATATTATCTAAAGGAGCTTGAAGTGATGGAAATATTCTCTGATCTGGCAGAGTATGCAAATCAAGACTGATTAAAAACTCTTGTGAGGCTTCTAAGAAATTCATAAATTCTTGATTGACTTCATGAATAATCATATTTGTATCATACATAAAAATTCCAAGAGGAGCCTGCTTAAAAACTGTTTTAAAGCGATTCTCGGATATTGATAGTTCTGCTGCTGTTTTTTTATACATCTGTTTAGAGATTAAAATATTTAAATAATTTTTATAAAATTCTTTTGCTATGTATAGCATAAGTATTAAGTATAAAAACACAAGAAATGCGATTGAATTATAGAGTAGTGTATTTTGCATTAAAAGTTTTATAATTAACGGGGTTAAAATAAAAACTAAAAACAGTTGTACGGCACGGATTAAGGAAGAGAGACTACTGACACCTCCCGCACTTAAGCCGGATATAATGATAATGAGTGCCGCTTGATGCAGAGGACTTTGTTGCACAAAAAATAAAAATGGTGTCAGTCCAAATAAAATAGAAGAAACAATAAGTCCACCATAAAATATTTGTTTCCATCGTTGTATACTGAATTTATGATTATTTTTTTTATAAAGTTTGTAGGAAAAAAATCGAAGAAGGGAAACAGAACTTATTAAAAAATACCAGACTAACAGTTCTTTATTATTGACATGGTTATAAAAGATTCCAACAAGGACAGTAGCGTTTATGAAGGCACCAGATGACGAGATTTTGAGATTATTATAGGCATTGTCTATGAGTTGTGTACCATATAAATTCAAAAAATAATCCTCTTGCTAATTATTAGTAAGAATTATGCCTCATTATCTATTATTCAACCCTGAAGTCTAAATATAATTTCATGAAATATATTTTACATATCTTTTACAAATTAATACTACACTCTTTAAATGAAAAATAAAATAAAACTTCTAAAACAAGAGATAGCAAAAGGCGTAATCGGTCATAAAGATATGATTGATGCTCTGCTGATTGGACTTATGACAAATGGGCATATACTGCTTGAAGGTGTTCCCGGTCTTGCCAAAACAACGGCTGTCAATGCTATAGCCAAAGCATTGAGTCTAGAGTTTAAACGTGTGCAGTTTACTCCTGATTTATTGCCTTTAGACATTATTGGAGCAGAAATTTATGATGTAAAGTCCGGAGACTTTAAAATCAAATATGGACCTGTCTTTACAAATTTACTTTTGGCTGATGAGATAAACAGAGCTCCGGCAAAAGTACAATCGGCACTCTTAGAAGTTATGCAGGAAAGACAGGTTACTATAGGTGACAGCAGTTTTAAAATCCAGAATCCGTTTTTAGTGCTCGCAACCCAAAATCCGATTGAACAAGAAGGTGCATACACTTTGCCTGAAGCACAATTAGACCGCTTTATGTTTAAAGTAGTCGTTGGCTACAACACAGAGGATGAAGAGTATGAAATAGCACAAAAAGTTGCCAATGACACTTTTGAACCTATAAATCCGGTCATCTTTGCTGATGAGTTGCAACAAATTAAAGAAGAAGTTAAAGCTGTCCATATTGAAGAGGAATTGAGTGCCTACATTGTAAAACTTGTTTTTACAACAAGAGATCCAAAAAAATACGGCCTTGAAGAGTTAGAACGTTATATAGCATTTGGTGCAAGCCCGCGTGCAACCATCGACATGTTAAAGGCTGTAAAGGCAAGAGCGTATTTACGAGGTCATGATTTCGTCTCTCCTATCGATATTGCACTGACTATAAAAGATGTATTGCGACACCGCATAATTTTAAGCTATGATGCCATTGCCGAGGGGTTGAGCAGTGATGATATTATTCAAAAAATATTAGAATCTATAGAAATACCATAATAATATGCTAAAAACACTTTTCAAATCCAATAAGAAACTGGCATTAATTCTTATTAAAACACAAAGGGAAGTCTTTAGTAAAATTACAGGCGACAATACCAGCAAAAGAAGAGGAGAGGGCTATGATTTTATAGAACTCAGAGAGTATGAAAGCTGTGATGATATAAGACATATAGATTGGATAGTAAGTTCCAAAATAGGCAAGCCCTATGTAAAACTTTTTCATCAGCAGCGAGAATTAAATGTAGTAATCGCTCCTCTTTTATGCGGTTCGCTCCATTTTGGAACAACAGCGCTAAAAAAAGATTTACTGACTCAGATTTGCGCGTTAATCAGTTACAGCTGTGTGAAACAAAATGACCCGTTTGAAAGTTATATTTGCAGTGATGAAGTGTTTTTGTGTACTCAAAAAACAAAACAGAAGTTTGGTGTGAGAACCTTGGTAGAAAAAATTGATGCTTATGACGTCCTTGGAAAAACATTGGATTATGTACAGATAACACAGACTCTTTATACACAGTTGCAGCATAAGAGTATTCTGTTTTTAATCGGTGATTTTTTTGATACGCAAAACTTAAATATTAAGGCATTAAGTCTGAAACATGAGGTGATAGTTATTATTGTGCGTGATCGTTTTGAAGAACATCCTGCCCAGCTGGGCGAGCTCAATATTACTGACCCTGCTCTAGGTATGAGTGCGGATATGACTTTAAATAAAGCGACTCTCAAGTCTTATACAAAAAAAATATTTGAACACGATAATGAGTTATATAAAAAATTACAAAGAGCAGGCATTCGTTTTATTAAAATTTATACGGATGAGGATCCGGCTGAAAAAATCATTAGCTTAATGAGCAGAATATGAAACAGCTCAATATAAATGATATTTTTCCTCTCGAAACAGTACCGGACAACTCTTTGAGTCTATTTCTATTGTCTTTAGTCTTATGTGTAGTAATTGTTTTGATACTTTACTTTTTTTATAAAAAAAGAGTGCAAAAAAATAAAAAAGACGAAGCATATTACTTGAATATATTGCTGCATTCAAATTTTTATAATGTAAAACAAAGTGCTTATCTGTTTACATATTATGGAAGAAGGTTGGCAAAAACAAAAGAGCAGAAAAAAGAACTTGAGAGCATAATTTCTCAACTTTATATCTATAAGTATCAACAAAAATCGCTTAATATACCTGAAAAACTACAAAAGGAAATAAGAAAATTTTTAGATGAATTAAGAGACTTTTATGCTTGATTCATTTAGTTTTACATATCCTCTTTTTTTATTGTTACTGCCTTTGTTTATACTCAGTGCTTTACTCTTTAAGCAAGAGAAAGAATCCTACTATATGCCGCATTTTTATCAACTGCTGCCTCACGCAAATAAAAAACATTATGTAAGAGAAATTTTAAAATGGACAATGTTTACATGTATGATTTTTGCATTAAGCGACCCGATTATAACGAAAAAAATAAAAGCAGTAAAAAGCAATGCCGTTGATATAGTTTTGGCATTGGACACCAGCGATTCTATGAGCACTTACGGCTTTAATGAAAAAAAGTACAAGCAAAGCAGATTGAATGTCGTAAAAGAGGTCGTGCAAAATTTTATAAATTCAAGAGTGAAAGACAGAATAGGACTGGTGGTTTTTGGTACAACTGCAGGTATAGCCTCTCCTTTGAGTTTTGATAAAGAAGCTCAAAAAAATATAGTTGGCAACATTAACGTGGGAGTGCTTGGAAAAAGTACAGCATTAATTGATGGTATAGTTTCTTCCATACAGCTTTTGAAAAATTCAAAAAGTAAATCGAAGATTATTATTCTGCTTAGTGACGGGGAGGATTCTGCAAGTAAAATACCGCTTGAATTTGCTTTGAAATTGGCAAAAAAGTACAATATAAAAATATACACGATAACTATAGACAAAAGTTACAGCGATATGATGAAAGTGATTGCAAATAAAAACGGTGCAAAAAACTTTGAGGTACAAAATAAAGAAGATTTAGTAAAAGTATACAAAAGTATTGATAGCTTAGAAAAGAGTGAGCTGGAATATAATACTCTGAGTGTGCATGAACATATATATTTTTATTTTTTAATTATATCGCTGTCATGTGCTGCGGCGCTTCTGCCATATGTTAAAAACAGAGGAGTGCTGTAATGTTTTTTTTATACAGTTATGCACTCTATTTTTTGCTTATTCCTATGCTACTCTTTGTTCTCTCTTTCAAAAAAACGAAAAATTCTATGGAAAACATTTTTTCGCAAGCAGTGATTAAGCAGCTCGCATTAAACACACAATTACTGAAAACTTCGGCCCGTTACAGATATTTTTTACTGGTTATGGCTCTTATGATTATAGCTCTGGCTCGTCCTGTTTATTTGAAACAAAATGCAGTTACAAAACAGATGAGCAGTTCTGCGGTTATTGCTCTTGATGTGTCAAAATCTATGCATGCATCAGACATCTATCCAAGCCGTTTAGGTTTAGCCAGACTAAAACTTTTAAAATTCATCCAAAAAGCGAATAACTTACATGTAGGCATACTTATATTTGCAAAAAATTCCTATATGCTTTACCCACTAAGCGAAGATACACAGGCATTGGCATATATGCTCAAAAATGCCGATATCAAGCAGAAACTAGAACCAAATACCAATCTCTTTGGAGTGCTTGAATCAGGTAAAAAAATGCTGGAGAAAGAAAAAACAAAAAATATAATTCTACTCACTGACGGCGGTGAAGACGTCAGCCGGGCAGATGAAATCTCTTATATTTTGAAAAATCATTTAAAGCTTTATGCAATTGATTTTGGTCCCAAACCGAATAATTCTTTAAAAAATATGACGCAAAAAAGTGAAGGGTATTATATGAAATATCAATGGACACAAAGTGATATTGAGGGCATTTTAGACGCCATACAAAAGAGCTCTCAAAAAATAATTACAAGTGAATATAATATGAAGCAGTATCAAGAATTGTTTGTGTACCCTTTGGGCACTGCATTATTGATACTCTATTTTGTTTTTATTATAGGCTTGAAGCAAAAGTATATAGTGAAACTTTCGTTGTTAGTCGGTCTGATGCAACTGACTCTTTTAAGTGCTCCTGCAAGTGCCGGTGTTTTTGACTTTATAAAATTACAAAAGGCACACTCATACTATGAGCAAAAGCAGTATGAAAAAGCAATCCAACACTATAAAGAGCTAACACCGACAAGCGAAGTAAATTACAATATTGCCAATGCTTTATACAAACAGCACAAGTATTTAAAAGCTGTAATTTCTTATAAACGTGCTCTATCAACAGATAAGCTGCTTAACGCAAAAATTTTTTATAATATCGGAAACTGTTATGTCCAAAGAGACAAACTGGAGTTGGCAAAGTCTAATTTTGAGCACTCTTTACAACTGCATCTCTTTAAGCAGACAAAAAACAATTTACAAATAATCACGCAGGAGCTGAAAAAAAGAAAAAAACTGAAAAAAATTTTTAACAGAGGCTCGGCAAAAGTATGTTTTAAAAATACGCTTGAACAACGCAACAATGATTATAAAGTCAGTTCAAAATATAAGATAAAACTGCAGAAGTTAGTCTTGTCGGAGGAAGAAAAGTGGATAAAAATAATACAAAAGCAAAAAACTCCGGTTTTCTTACAAAAAATTCAGATAAAAAGGATGAGTGATGATGCGCAAAAACCTTGGTAATATAATTTTTCTGCTGCTTTTTATCTATTTTGATGCGCATGCATGGGTTAAAACATTTGCTCCCCAATATATTATGAAAACAGAAGCATTGGAGTTTACTGTCGTTGCCAAGGGCTTTAATGTCAAATTTCCCAAGGTAGAATATATAGACGGATATGTGGTAAAACATATTAAGACTTCACATGAAGCGGTGATAATCAATGCCAAAAAAGCAGACAAGTTGAGTAAAATATACTCTTTGACTCCAGACAAGGATGTTACATTACCCGCTTTTAATATAGAAGTGGATGGCAAGGTTGAAAAAACACAACCCTTACATGTAACAGTGAAAAAACTCACCCAAACACGTTCACCAGATTATAAACTCAGTATGGACATAAGCAATAAAACTCCTATGGTAGGAGAAAAATTGACATTACATGTAAAGCTTGTATATAAAGATTTGCAAGATTATGATCTCTTTACACCTGTCTTTAATGATTTTTCACTGCAAGAACTCAGTGACAAAGAGTATAAAAATGACAAAGGCGAATGGGTAGAAGAGATTGTTTATGATATAGCACCTCAAAGAAGTGGTACATTTGTTTTATACCCGGCAAAAGCCAAGATAGAACTCTCAATTCCAAAACATAAAAAACGCAATATTTATTCTAATGCCCTTACACTCTCAGTAACAGTGATTCCGAACAACCTTTCTATTGTCGGATCCTATGAACTCAATGCGAGTGTCAATACAAAATTCATTCATAAAAATCAGCCGGTAAAATTTACACTTTATCTACAAGGCAGCGGCAATATCAATAATTTTGATGATTTGAATATTAGAGTGCCGGGTGCGACTGTATATGAAAAAAGTACAAAAAAACTGCATAAAGGACAACGTGACATCTATCAAAAAAGCTTTGAAATAGTTTCAGATAAAAATTTTACTATTCCCTCTGTTTCATTGCAATATTTTGATATTAAAGAGAAAAAAATAAAAAACATAAATACCCAGGCTTTTGCTATTACTGTAAAAGATTCTGTGCGTGTAAAAACAACAACTAAAGAGGAGAAACTTACTATTATGGAAAAAATACTTTATTTTATGTCGGGAGTATTTGTAACACTGTTTTTAATTTACATGTATAAAGTATTGAAAAATACTAAAACAACTGATAAACAAAAAAGAGTCAAAAAAGAGCTGCAAAATATTCAGTCAAAAGAGGAATTTTTGAAAAAAGTCGTGCCGTATTTAGGGAAAGACAGATCATTAAATCGTTTAATATATACTCTTGAGAATGTAGAAAATTTTGAATTTAAGAAACTAAAAAAAGAGATAATTACTTATATTTGCAAATAAGAGTATTTATAGCAACATTATGTTGCTATAAAATTAGTTTAACTCCGGTTTAGGAGTATTGTCATTTGTAGCTGGAAGCATTGGCAATTTCACATATGGTTTTTTACCATCAAGTGCACCTAAAAATGCTTCTATAGATTTAGCCTGCTTGTCACTGATGTTAGCTCCAAGTTGAATGCGACCCATCTCTTTGATTGCATCTTTGAGTGTTGGTATCATACCGTTGTGAAAGTATGGAGCAGTTTGGGTTACATTTCTAAGTGTCGGAACTTTTACCATACCGTTGGCATCCCCTTTAAAGTCCCCTACGTTCATATATTTGTATTTTGCAACTACATTAAAGGCATTCATTCCACCGCCAATACCAACACCGTTATGACATGATGCACAACCAACTTGAATGAAAGTTTTTAAACCTTCTTTTTGCTTTTTCGTCATGGCATTTTCATCGCCGTTCATAAATGCGTCAAAAGGAGCAGGTGTTACAAGTGTTCTCTCAAACAACCCGATAGTGTCAGCCACTTTTTTAAATGTGATTTTTACATTTTTGCCGTATGCTTTTTGAAATTCTTTCACATATGCAGGCATAGAAGTTACTACTGCAACGACATGCTCTTGTGTAGCAGCCATTTCAGGAGCCGCTTGGATAGGACCTTGAGCCTGATCTTCTACGTCTGGACTTCTACCATCCCAAAACTGTTTGTCATTAAACACTGCATTATATACAGTCGGAGAGCTCAGGTGATGCGGGTTAGCTGTCCATTTGTGACCGACTGCCGCCTGCATACCGTCATCGCCGCCTTTGCTTAGGTTGTGACAAGTATTACAAGAGATAAGACCACTTTTGGAAAGTCTCGGGTCAAAGTAAAGTTTTTTACCAAGTTCTACTTTAGCTTTTGTAATAGGGTTTTTTGGATTGTCAATTAATTTTAACAGTTTACTTGCTTCTGTTGGAATTGGTGCAAGTCCTGCATTTTTTGCATCTTGAACCAATGAGCTTGCCATGAGTGAAGCCGCTGTAAGTGTTAGAGCTACGATTTTTTTCATTTTATTTTCCTTCTGGGATGTATTTATAAAATTGTAGCAGAAAATATCTTAAAGGAAAATAATTATCTTTTAAGGAATTTTAGCTTTTCTGGCTCTTTGGAAGCAAGGTTTTCAAATGCTAAAGCGTGACTTAGAAAAAACTAAATTTCTTTTTTGTAACCTTGCCTGTGCGTCTTGTTATCTATTAGGTCCAATGCAGATTGTACAGCATTGACATAACTCAGTGTTTTGGCCTCGCCTTTATAAGCGATGTCAAAAGCAGTCCCGTGGTCAACTGATGTACGTACAATGGGCAGATTGAGTGAAATATTAACACTCTCATCAAAATAAAGTGCTTTAAGCGGTGCAAGTCCCTGATCATGATACATCGCTACAAAATAGTTGTAATTATTGCGACAATAGGGTGCAAAGGCAACATCAGGCACGATTGGACCTACAAATTGTTCAAAACCTATTTTTTTGTTGGCACTTTTTATTGCTTTGGTAATAATAAGCTCTTCTTGACCCAAAACACCGTTGTCCCCGGCATGCGGATTGAGACCGAGCACTGCTATTGGAGCCTCAGGAATAGAATTGTGCATATCCAAAAAGAACTGCTTGAGTTTTTTATATTTGATGTTTTTTGCAACATCTTTGAGTGGAATGTGTTCTGTAAAAAGAGCCACGTACATTTTTTGACAGCCAAGCATCATAATGGCTTCTTTGTTAAAATGTTGACGCAGCAGGTCAGTATGACCTTTAAACTCAAGTCCTGCTTTCATCCAGGCTTCTTTGTGTATTGGTATGGTGACGACTGCTTGCGCTTTTTTTTCTTCGCACAAATGCACTGCAGCCATAAAAGATTCATAAGCATACAAACCGCTTACGGCATCTACTTTTCCTGGTTGAATATCAAACTCTCCCTCAACTTCACAAAGCTCAAAATCATCAGGAACCGTTACATGTAAGCGTGCAGAGGCTTTTTGCAACATAGTCCTGTTTATACAGTAAATCGGATGACAAATTTTGGAAATTACTTCATGTGCTTTGAGTGCTATTTCTATACCGACACCGTTTAAATCACCGATACTTACGGCTATAATTGGCTTACTCATCGAGTTGTGAGACTTTTCATCTCTTTTATGGCTTCACTTAAACCAGTAAAAACACTGCGAGCAATAATGCTTTGTCCGATATTTAACTCTGTTATTTCTTTTATTTGCATCATCTCATGCACATTATGATAGTTGAGCCCATGACCTGCTGCTACTTCGAGTCCGAGTTTATCGGCATGTCTTGCAGAGAGTTTTAGCTGCTCTATTGCCATCTCAAGCCTGTCGCTAAGTTCATAGCGCGGAAACTCCAACTCTTTTACAGAATGATTTGATTTTGGCAAAGAGGAATTGAGCATCGCAAAAAGATTTGCAAAAAGACCGGTATGCAGCTCAACCATCTCGGCTCCGAGTTTTTTTGACTGCTCCATCGCTTCAATGCTCGGATCAACAAACAAAGAGACGGGGATAATACTGTCATGTAGCTGTTCTATTGCATAAGCTATTTCATTTTCATAACTAAACACATCAAGTCCGCCTTCCGTGGTGACTTCTTCTCTTTTTTCTGGAACCAAAGTGGCACGATGAGGCTTCACTCTACTGACAATGTCTAATATATTTTTATTGATGGAACACTCAAGATTTACAGGCAGTTTTGAAAACTGTAAAATATTTTTTACATCAATATCCTGAATGTGTCTTCTATCTTCTCGTAAATGGATGGTAATTTGTTCGGCTCCACTCTCACATGCAACATAAAGTGCCTGTAAAATGTCAGGGTCATTCACCTGTCTTGCTTCTCTTAAAACTGCTACGTGGTCTATATTGACGCCAAGTTTCATTGGTTTCATGATTTCTTCTCTTTTACTGATTTATAAAATTTAAGATATTTTTCTTCTAAATTTTCGTAATTTGTTATATCCCCAACATGAACTTCCACAGTGTAAGGCTCTTTGTATGGAGAGCTTTTAAATACTTTTTCAAGTTTATTATTGATATACACGGGTACTATATCAAGGTTATTGGCTTTGGCTATTTTTGAAGCTCCGCTTTGAAAC includes:
- a CDS encoding pyridoxine 5'-phosphate synthase, translating into MKLGVNIDHVAVLREARQVNDPDILQALYVACESGAEQITIHLREDRRHIQDIDVKNILQFSKLPVNLECSINKNILDIVSRVKPHRATLVPEKREEVTTEGGLDVFSYENEIAYAIEQLHDSIIPVSLFVDPSIEAMEQSKKLGAEMVELHTGLFANLFAMLNSSLPKSNHSVKELEFPRYELSDRLEMAIEQLKLSARHADKLGLEVAAGHGLNYHNVHEMMQIKEITELNIGQSIIARSVFTGLSEAIKEMKSLTTR
- a CDS encoding AAA family ATPase; its protein translation is MKNKIKLLKQEIAKGVIGHKDMIDALLIGLMTNGHILLEGVPGLAKTTAVNAIAKALSLEFKRVQFTPDLLPLDIIGAEIYDVKSGDFKIKYGPVFTNLLLADEINRAPAKVQSALLEVMQERQVTIGDSSFKIQNPFLVLATQNPIEQEGAYTLPEAQLDRFMFKVVVGYNTEDEEYEIAQKVANDTFEPINPVIFADELQQIKEEVKAVHIEEELSAYIVKLVFTTRDPKKYGLEELERYIAFGASPRATIDMLKAVKARAYLRGHDFVSPIDIALTIKDVLRHRIILSYDAIAEGLSSDDIIQKILESIEIP
- a CDS encoding DUF58 domain-containing protein; amino-acid sequence: MLKTLFKSNKKLALILIKTQREVFSKITGDNTSKRRGEGYDFIELREYESCDDIRHIDWIVSSKIGKPYVKLFHQQRELNVVIAPLLCGSLHFGTTALKKDLLTQICALISYSCVKQNDPFESYICSDEVFLCTQKTKQKFGVRTLVEKIDAYDVLGKTLDYVQITQTLYTQLQHKSILFLIGDFFDTQNLNIKALSLKHEVIVIIVRDRFEEHPAQLGELNITDPALGMSADMTLNKATLKSYTKKIFEHDNELYKKLQRAGIRFIKIYTDEDPAEKIISLMSRI
- a CDS encoding VWA domain-containing protein, whose translation is MFFLYSYALYFLLIPMLLFVLSFKKTKNSMENIFSQAVIKQLALNTQLLKTSARYRYFLLVMALMIIALARPVYLKQNAVTKQMSSSAVIALDVSKSMHASDIYPSRLGLARLKLLKFIQKANNLHVGILIFAKNSYMLYPLSEDTQALAYMLKNADIKQKLEPNTNLFGVLESGKKMLEKEKTKNIILLTDGGEDVSRADEISYILKNHLKLYAIDFGPKPNNSLKNMTQKSEGYYMKYQWTQSDIEGILDAIQKSSQKIITSEYNMKQYQELFVYPLGTALLILYFVFIIGLKQKYIVKLSLLVGLMQLTLLSAPASAGVFDFIKLQKAHSYYEQKQYEKAIQHYKELTPTSEVNYNIANALYKQHKYLKAVISYKRALSTDKLLNAKIFYNIGNCYVQRDKLELAKSNFEHSLQLHLFKQTKNNLQIITQELKKRKKLKKIFNRGSAKVCFKNTLEQRNNDYKVSSKYKIKLQKLVLSEEEKWIKIIQKQKTPVFLQKIQIKRMSDDAQKPW
- the pdxA gene encoding 4-hydroxythreonine-4-phosphate dehydrogenase, which codes for MSKPIIAVSIGDLNGVGIEIALKAHEVISKICHPIYCINRTMLQKASARLHVTVPDDFELCEVEGEFDIQPGKVDAVSGLYAYESFMAAVHLCEEKKAQAVVTIPIHKEAWMKAGLEFKGHTDLLRQHFNKEAIMMLGCQKMYVALFTEHIPLKDVAKNIKYKKLKQFFLDMHNSIPEAPIAVLGLNPHAGDNGVLGQEELIITKAIKSANKKIGFEQFVGPIVPDVAFAPYCRNNYNYFVAMYHDQGLAPLKALYFDESVNISLNLPIVRTSVDHGTAFDIAYKGEAKTLSYVNAVQSALDLIDNKTHRQGYKKEI
- a CDS encoding VWA domain-containing protein: MLDSFSFTYPLFLLLLPLFILSALLFKQEKESYYMPHFYQLLPHANKKHYVREILKWTMFTCMIFALSDPIITKKIKAVKSNAVDIVLALDTSDSMSTYGFNEKKYKQSRLNVVKEVVQNFINSRVKDRIGLVVFGTTAGIASPLSFDKEAQKNIVGNINVGVLGKSTALIDGIVSSIQLLKNSKSKSKIIILLSDGEDSASKIPLEFALKLAKKYNIKIYTITIDKSYSDMMKVIANKNGAKNFEVQNKEDLVKVYKSIDSLEKSELEYNTLSVHEHIYFYFLIISLSCAAALLPYVKNRGVL
- a CDS encoding BatD family protein produces the protein MMRKNLGNIIFLLLFIYFDAHAWVKTFAPQYIMKTEALEFTVVAKGFNVKFPKVEYIDGYVVKHIKTSHEAVIINAKKADKLSKIYSLTPDKDVTLPAFNIEVDGKVEKTQPLHVTVKKLTQTRSPDYKLSMDISNKTPMVGEKLTLHVKLVYKDLQDYDLFTPVFNDFSLQELSDKEYKNDKGEWVEEIVYDIAPQRSGTFVLYPAKAKIELSIPKHKKRNIYSNALTLSVTVIPNNLSIVGSYELNASVNTKFIHKNQPVKFTLYLQGSGNINNFDDLNIRVPGATVYEKSTKKLHKGQRDIYQKSFEIVSDKNFTIPSVSLQYFDIKEKKIKNINTQAFAITVKDSVRVKTTTKEEKLTIMEKILYFMSGVFVTLFLIYMYKVLKNTKTTDKQKRVKKELQNIQSKEEFLKKVVPYLGKDRSLNRLIYTLENVENFEFKKLKKEIITYICK
- a CDS encoding cytochrome-c peroxidase, translated to MKKIVALTLTAASLMASSLVQDAKNAGLAPIPTEASKLLKLIDNPKNPITKAKVELGKKLYFDPRLSKSGLISCNTCHNLSKGGDDGMQAAVGHKWTANPHHLSSPTVYNAVFNDKQFWDGRSPDVEDQAQGPIQAAPEMAATQEHVVAVVTSMPAYVKEFQKAYGKNVKITFKKVADTIGLFERTLVTPAPFDAFMNGDENAMTKKQKEGLKTFIQVGCASCHNGVGIGGGMNAFNVVAKYKYMNVGDFKGDANGMVKVPTLRNVTQTAPYFHNGMIPTLKDAIKEMGRIQLGANISDKQAKSIEAFLGALDGKKPYVKLPMLPATNDNTPKPELN